The following coding sequences lie in one Jonesia denitrificans DSM 20603 genomic window:
- a CDS encoding ABC transporter ATP-binding protein, giving the protein MRLEFASLTKDYSDLRALNDLSFHVDSGEIFGFVGSNGAGKSTTMRIALGVLDATSGSVTWDGKPVDFASRQRIGYMPEERGLYPKMKVGEQLTYLARLHGLSPREAQSATEEWTDRLGIGERRGDLVQSLSLGNQQRVQLAAALVHNPDILILDEPFSGLDPVAVDVMSGVLTDRAKAGAPVIFSSHQLDLVERLCTRIGIISAGSMVAVGTADELRARGGDRWRLALASPTPDAPWLTPTPGIDILDSTPQDVTFLVTQPGAHQQLLAAASSVGDVEFFGRARVPLADLFRDVVTATPKEA; this is encoded by the coding sequence ATGCGTCTCGAATTTGCTTCACTCACGAAGGACTACAGTGACCTTCGCGCCCTCAACGACTTGAGTTTCCACGTCGACTCCGGAGAGATCTTCGGGTTCGTCGGATCAAACGGTGCCGGAAAATCCACCACCATGCGCATCGCACTCGGAGTTCTGGATGCCACCTCCGGGTCGGTTACCTGGGACGGAAAACCCGTCGATTTCGCCTCGCGCCAACGCATCGGTTACATGCCCGAAGAACGTGGCCTGTACCCAAAAATGAAAGTCGGTGAACAACTCACCTACCTTGCCCGTCTTCACGGACTAAGCCCGCGCGAAGCACAATCAGCCACTGAAGAATGGACCGACCGCCTCGGCATCGGCGAACGCCGAGGCGACCTGGTTCAATCGTTGTCACTGGGAAACCAACAACGCGTCCAACTCGCCGCCGCACTCGTCCACAACCCGGACATCCTCATCCTGGACGAACCCTTCTCCGGGCTCGACCCCGTGGCCGTTGACGTCATGAGCGGTGTTCTCACCGACCGCGCCAAAGCTGGCGCCCCCGTCATTTTCTCCTCCCACCAACTTGACCTGGTCGAACGATTGTGTACCCGCATCGGGATCATCTCCGCCGGGTCCATGGTGGCAGTCGGAACAGCAGACGAACTGCGGGCACGCGGCGGAGACCGCTGGCGGCTTGCCCTAGCTTCCCCCACACCTGACGCGCCGTGGCTCACCCCGACACCAGGCATCGACATCCTCGACTCCACCCCACAGGACGTCACTTTCCTCGTGACCCAGCCCGGCGCCCATCAACAATTGCTTGCCGCAGCAAGCAGTGTCGGCGATGTGGAATTCTTTGGCCGCGCCCGAGTCCCCCTGGCTGACCTCTTCCGCGATGTCGTCACCGCTACCCCAAAGGAGGCCTGA
- a CDS encoding ABC transporter permease has product MATTQLSPMTAIRLVAGRELSVHLRNKATIISTLVFVALIIGGLIVANIFSAQEKAVALGVVPDTEDVGQATVSILEAQDISTSITTFDNDADARTAVSDGNVDAFLTGTGTDITAVVKESLDSDISTAVASILQQTRIANLAQEAGVSPEAITDAYAITDVPTESLDPPAEVEGSQYLVGSIVGFLLYLGIFGGGMSVAQGVVEEKSSRVVEVLLASVRPSQLLTGKVIGIGLVSLIQVGLYVLSGVITANALGMTDGFDIDITAVGGWVLLWFLLGFAVYALVFAALGALVSRQEDLGSVITVPMLLIVGAYMIGVAIAPNDPESSLVTIASYIPLTSPIVMPIRSAFGVASTTEVYLALALAVITIPLLLTLTSKIYSNAIRRSGARIKLKDALKAS; this is encoded by the coding sequence ATGGCTACCACTCAGCTCTCCCCCATGACAGCGATCCGCCTGGTCGCCGGACGTGAACTCAGCGTCCACCTCCGCAACAAAGCCACCATCATCTCCACACTCGTTTTTGTTGCCCTCATCATCGGTGGACTTATTGTTGCCAATATTTTCTCCGCACAAGAAAAAGCCGTGGCGCTTGGTGTTGTCCCCGACACTGAAGACGTTGGCCAAGCCACCGTCTCAATCCTCGAGGCACAAGATATTTCCACCAGCATCACGACATTTGACAACGATGCTGACGCGCGCACCGCCGTGAGCGACGGCAACGTTGACGCCTTCCTCACGGGCACTGGCACCGATATCACCGCAGTCGTCAAAGAATCACTCGACTCAGATATTTCCACTGCGGTTGCCTCCATCCTCCAGCAAACCCGGATCGCCAACCTTGCCCAAGAAGCAGGGGTCTCCCCCGAAGCGATCACAGACGCGTACGCCATCACTGATGTCCCCACCGAATCGCTTGACCCACCCGCGGAAGTTGAAGGCTCCCAATACCTTGTTGGATCCATCGTTGGGTTTTTGCTCTACCTGGGGATTTTTGGCGGCGGCATGTCTGTCGCCCAAGGTGTGGTGGAAGAAAAATCGTCACGAGTTGTCGAAGTTCTCCTCGCCTCAGTGCGCCCCTCCCAACTCCTCACTGGAAAGGTCATTGGCATTGGCCTGGTGTCCCTGATCCAAGTTGGGCTTTATGTTTTGTCCGGAGTCATCACGGCAAACGCCCTGGGCATGACTGACGGATTCGACATCGACATCACGGCGGTCGGTGGTTGGGTACTCCTGTGGTTCCTCCTCGGATTCGCTGTCTACGCGCTCGTCTTTGCCGCGCTTGGGGCGTTGGTCTCCCGGCAAGAGGACCTCGGATCAGTCATCACGGTGCCCATGCTCCTCATCGTGGGCGCGTACATGATTGGTGTGGCTATCGCTCCCAATGACCCCGAATCCTCACTGGTGACCATCGCCTCCTACATCCCCCTTACTTCCCCCATCGTCATGCCGATCCGCTCCGCATTCGGAGTCGCATCCACAACCGAGGTGTACCTCGCCCTGGCACTGGCGGTCATCACGATCCCGCTGCTCCTGACACTCACCTCCAAAATTTATTCCAACGCCATCCGCCGATCTGGTGCGCGGATCAAGCTCAAGGACGCACTTAAAGCGTCCTAA
- a CDS encoding FadR/GntR family transcriptional regulator → MSSLHDRVVDSLGRTITHGAMPPGTIMVAEQLEQDFGVSRSVIREALRVLESLGLTESVKRLGIRVRSIDHWNVLNPHIVRWRMDGPDQGAQLRSLTELRAAVEPAAAVLAAQHAHRQAKDTLLALAAAMRKAGDAGDVDAFATLDTDFHRALLRASGNEMFAALDRAIGEVIRGRSTHGMMPTHPATITLDRHEEVAHAIATGDAERAHAALTHIMHRTCRELSPVWEDAPRPEL, encoded by the coding sequence ATGTCCAGCCTCCATGACCGCGTCGTCGATTCCCTCGGACGCACCATCACCCACGGCGCAATGCCTCCCGGCACGATCATGGTCGCCGAGCAACTCGAACAGGACTTTGGGGTCTCCCGATCTGTCATCCGCGAAGCACTGCGCGTCCTGGAATCTCTTGGGCTGACTGAATCAGTCAAACGTCTCGGCATCAGAGTGCGCAGCATCGACCACTGGAATGTCCTGAACCCACACATCGTGCGGTGGCGCATGGATGGCCCTGACCAAGGTGCCCAACTGCGGTCGCTCACTGAACTGCGCGCCGCCGTCGAACCAGCCGCCGCGGTCCTCGCAGCGCAGCACGCGCATCGACAGGCAAAAGACACACTCCTGGCGTTAGCCGCTGCCATGCGCAAAGCCGGTGACGCCGGCGACGTCGATGCCTTCGCCACCCTCGACACCGACTTCCACCGGGCCCTTCTTCGCGCCTCGGGTAATGAAATGTTCGCTGCGCTTGACCGCGCAATTGGTGAGGTCATCCGCGGGCGAAGCACCCACGGAATGATGCCCACCCACCCGGCTACCATCACCCTGGACCGACATGAAGAAGTTGCGCACGCCATCGCAACCGGAGACGCTGAAAGAGCGCACGCGGCGCTCACCCACATCATGCACCGCACCTGCCGGGAGTTGAGTCCCGTATGGGAAGACGCACCCCGCCCAGAGCTATAA
- the gndA gene encoding NADP-dependent phosphogluconate dehydrogenase: protein MPTHCTPQGAFVSQPQANIGVVGMAVMGSNLARNLASREGNTVAIYNRSVDKARAVADAHPEAGFLVAESVQEFADSLARPRTAIIMVKAGGPTDAVINQLVEVFEPGDIIVDGGNALFTDTIRREQAVRDTGIHFVGAGISGGEEGALNGPSIMPGGTAESYATLGPILATIAAVAEGEPCVTHVGTDGAGHFVKMIHNGIEYADMQLIAEAYDLLRNVAGLSAPEIADVFDEWNRGELESYLIEITAEVLRQVDAATGQPLVDVILDQAGSKGTGVWTVQTALGLGVPVSGIAEAVFARALSSKPAQRAASRNLPGGGTVTVDNRDAFIEDVRQALYASKIVAYSQGFDAIIEGAKEYGWDIKKGDIAKIWRGGCIIRAQFLNRITEAYAQDPNLVVLLAAPYFRDAVTQAQDAWRRTIITAVQAGLPTPAFSSSLAYYDGLRAERLPASLVQGQRDFFGAHTYKRTDRDGTFHTLWSGDRSEISAEDTH, encoded by the coding sequence ATGCCAACCCACTGCACACCACAAGGAGCATTCGTGTCACAACCACAGGCAAACATCGGCGTAGTCGGTATGGCGGTCATGGGGTCAAACCTCGCCCGTAACCTCGCCTCGCGTGAGGGCAACACCGTCGCCATTTACAACCGATCCGTCGACAAAGCCCGCGCCGTGGCCGACGCCCACCCTGAAGCAGGGTTCCTCGTCGCCGAATCCGTCCAAGAATTTGCTGATTCCCTCGCCCGCCCACGCACCGCCATCATCATGGTGAAAGCCGGTGGACCAACCGACGCTGTCATCAACCAGCTCGTTGAGGTGTTCGAACCAGGCGACATCATCGTCGACGGTGGAAACGCCCTGTTCACAGACACGATCCGCCGGGAACAAGCAGTCCGCGACACCGGCATCCACTTTGTGGGGGCAGGAATCTCTGGTGGTGAAGAAGGCGCCCTCAACGGCCCCTCCATTATGCCTGGTGGGACCGCCGAATCCTATGCAACGCTCGGCCCTATCCTCGCTACCATCGCCGCTGTCGCCGAAGGTGAACCCTGCGTGACACACGTAGGCACCGACGGTGCGGGCCACTTCGTGAAAATGATCCACAACGGCATCGAGTACGCGGACATGCAACTCATCGCTGAGGCCTACGACCTGCTCCGAAACGTCGCTGGTTTGTCCGCACCCGAGATCGCTGACGTCTTCGACGAGTGGAACCGCGGCGAACTGGAGTCCTACCTCATCGAGATCACCGCTGAAGTCCTGCGGCAGGTCGACGCAGCCACCGGGCAACCACTTGTCGATGTGATCCTTGACCAAGCGGGTTCCAAGGGAACCGGCGTGTGGACCGTGCAAACCGCGCTTGGCTTGGGTGTGCCCGTCTCGGGGATCGCTGAGGCAGTCTTTGCCCGTGCCTTGTCATCCAAACCAGCGCAGCGTGCTGCTTCCCGCAACCTCCCCGGTGGCGGTACCGTCACGGTGGACAACCGCGACGCCTTCATCGAGGATGTCCGTCAAGCCTTGTACGCGTCGAAGATCGTTGCATACTCCCAAGGTTTTGACGCCATTATCGAAGGCGCCAAAGAATACGGGTGGGACATTAAGAAGGGCGACATCGCGAAGATCTGGCGTGGTGGCTGCATCATTCGAGCACAGTTCCTCAACCGCATCACTGAGGCGTACGCGCAGGACCCCAACCTTGTCGTTCTCCTTGCAGCGCCGTACTTCCGTGACGCAGTGACCCAAGCCCAAGACGCATGGCGTCGCACCATCATCACCGCGGTCCAAGCAGGACTTCCCACCCCAGCGTTCTCCTCCTCACTGGCGTACTACGACGGTTTGCGCGCCGAGCGCCTGCCAGCATCCTTGGTGCAGGGGCAGCGTGACTTCTTTGGTGCACACACCTACAAGCGCACCGACCGGGACGGCACATTCCACACCTTGTGGTCCGGGGATCGCAGCGAAATCAGCGCTGAAGACACCCACTAG
- a CDS encoding MarR family winged helix-turn-helix transcriptional regulator yields the protein MTERDDVDRIIAAWERERPDLDVSPFALLSRISRLDRYLDRVRRSVFVANGVETWEFDVLVALRRSGAPYTLSPGALVTHTMVTSGTMTNRIDRLEARGLVRRKPSPDDRRGVLVELTDAGRELVDQALTQLLDIEHQVVAALTPEQRAAGADILRTLTHQFDNLA from the coding sequence ATGACCGAACGCGACGATGTGGACCGGATCATTGCGGCCTGGGAACGTGAACGCCCTGACCTCGATGTGTCCCCGTTCGCGTTGCTTTCCCGCATTAGCCGGCTTGACCGTTACCTGGATCGAGTACGACGGTCTGTGTTTGTTGCCAACGGCGTGGAAACCTGGGAGTTCGACGTGCTGGTGGCGTTGCGCCGATCAGGCGCACCCTACACGCTGTCACCAGGCGCACTGGTCACCCACACCATGGTGACGTCAGGGACCATGACGAACCGCATCGACAGGTTAGAGGCACGCGGGCTAGTCCGGCGCAAGCCCTCCCCTGATGACCGCCGTGGCGTCTTAGTGGAGCTGACCGACGCCGGACGCGAACTCGTTGATCAGGCGCTCACCCAACTGCTCGACATTGAACACCAGGTCGTGGCAGCCCTCACCCCCGAACAACGCGCCGCTGGTGCAGACATCCTGCGCACCCTCACCCACCAATTCGACAACCTTGCCTAA
- a CDS encoding ABC-F family ATP-binding cassette domain-containing protein: MAHLLGAEAVHLEFPTKVVFDSVTIGINEGDRIGIVGRNGDGKSSLLKVLAQRLEPDSGRVTWRNGVHVGVLDQTDTLDQDDTVGHAIVGDAADHEWASDPKIRDVLAGLVPDLDWDARVGDLSGGQRRRVALAKLLAGDWDVLALDEPTNHLDVEGITWLAQHLKRRWSANQGGLFVVTHDRWFLDEVCNLTWEVHDRIIEPFEGGYAAYILQRVERDRQASVVEAKRQNLMRKELAWLRRGAPARTSKPKFRIDAANQLIANEPPPRNPVELSQMATARLGKDVVDLIDAGFAYGDNEVLRDVTWRIAPGERTGILGVNGAGKSTLLKLVTGELSPTSGRVKHGKTVQVATLNQELEGLREVAQDRVSDVIARKRTTYVTGGKEMTPGQMLERLGFTNTQLATPVKDLSGGQQRRLQFLLLLLDEPNVLILDEPTNDLDTDMLAAMEDLLDTWPGTLLVISHDRYFLERVTDQQYAVLNGQMRHLPGGVDEYLALSAQVSAQRVGRGRSGGASSVAPHDSGSSRAHGVSDNAGGSSSGVSSADIRAAKKDLARIERRLAKIEEAEAKIHADMAAHATDYEKTAALDAQLRDLAVERDDLEMQWLEASEITG; the protein is encoded by the coding sequence ATGGCACACTTACTTGGCGCAGAAGCAGTTCACTTAGAGTTCCCCACCAAGGTTGTTTTTGATTCGGTGACGATCGGGATCAATGAGGGGGACCGGATCGGTATCGTGGGGCGCAATGGGGATGGAAAGTCCTCGTTGCTGAAGGTTCTCGCGCAACGTCTTGAACCGGATTCTGGGCGTGTCACGTGGCGCAATGGTGTGCATGTGGGTGTCCTCGATCAGACGGACACCTTGGATCAGGACGACACTGTGGGGCACGCCATTGTGGGTGACGCGGCTGACCACGAGTGGGCGTCTGACCCAAAAATTCGCGATGTACTAGCCGGGTTGGTCCCGGATCTTGACTGGGATGCACGAGTTGGGGACCTGTCTGGTGGGCAGCGTCGCCGGGTGGCGTTAGCGAAACTGCTGGCGGGTGATTGGGACGTGCTGGCGCTCGATGAGCCAACGAACCACCTCGACGTGGAGGGGATCACCTGGTTGGCGCAGCACCTGAAGCGCCGATGGTCGGCGAATCAGGGTGGGCTGTTTGTGGTTACCCACGACCGGTGGTTCCTTGATGAGGTGTGTAACCTCACGTGGGAGGTTCACGACCGTATTATTGAACCCTTTGAAGGCGGGTATGCTGCCTACATTTTGCAGCGGGTGGAACGTGACCGGCAGGCGTCGGTTGTGGAGGCGAAACGCCAGAACCTGATGCGTAAGGAACTCGCCTGGTTGCGGCGGGGTGCTCCTGCACGGACGTCAAAACCGAAGTTCCGTATTGATGCGGCCAACCAGTTGATTGCCAATGAACCGCCACCACGGAACCCAGTGGAGTTGTCGCAAATGGCGACAGCGCGTTTGGGTAAGGACGTGGTTGATCTGATCGATGCGGGGTTTGCCTATGGTGACAACGAGGTTCTTCGTGATGTGACCTGGCGGATCGCCCCGGGGGAGCGGACCGGCATCCTTGGTGTCAACGGTGCCGGGAAATCGACGTTACTGAAGCTTGTCACTGGTGAACTGTCTCCGACGTCGGGGCGGGTAAAGCACGGGAAAACTGTGCAAGTAGCCACTTTGAATCAAGAACTGGAAGGGCTGCGGGAAGTTGCGCAGGACCGGGTGTCGGATGTGATTGCCCGCAAGCGCACAACCTATGTCACTGGCGGGAAGGAAATGACGCCAGGGCAGATGCTCGAACGTCTTGGTTTCACGAATACGCAGCTTGCTACTCCAGTCAAGGATTTGTCGGGTGGGCAGCAACGGAGGCTGCAGTTTTTGTTGCTGCTCCTTGATGAACCGAACGTTCTGATCCTGGATGAGCCAACGAACGACCTGGACACGGACATGCTGGCTGCCATGGAAGATCTGTTGGACACCTGGCCAGGAACGTTGTTGGTGATTTCGCACGACCGGTATTTCTTGGAACGGGTGACCGACCAGCAGTATGCAGTGTTGAATGGGCAGATGCGGCATCTTCCTGGTGGGGTTGATGAGTATTTGGCGCTGTCCGCGCAGGTGTCTGCTCAACGTGTTGGTCGTGGACGTTCTGGTGGCGCATCGTCTGTGGCTCCCCACGATTCTGGTTCTTCCCGGGCTCATGGCGTCTCCGATAACGCAGGGGGTAGCTCATCGGGTGTCAGTAGCGCGGATATTCGGGCTGCGAAAAAGGATCTTGCCCGTATTGAACGCCGGTTAGCGAAGATTGAGGAAGCTGAGGCGAAAATTCATGCCGACATGGCCGCTCACGCCACGGATTACGAGAAAACGGCGGCATTGGACGCGCAACTTCGGGATCTGGCGGTCGAGCGTGACGACTTAGAAATGCAGTGGTTAGAAGCCTCAGAGATTACGGGCTGA
- a CDS encoding 4-(cytidine 5'-diphospho)-2-C-methyl-D-erythritol kinase — translation MDTSPNTLLGPAHIRELAQECGVTPTKTKGQNFLHDAGTVRKIVRLSGVAPTDQVLEVGPGLGSLTLGLLDAGCHVTAIELDDVLAPHLAGTVERFQPGASQRLTVVHGNALEVTELPDPQPTALVANLPYNVSVPILLTILERFPTITRVMVMVQREVADRLVAPPGSRTYGTPSAKLAWYGTANRAMKVGRNVFWPAPNVDSALVYLDRTMPVTTSASQRDVFAVIDAAFAQRRKTLRQALAGIAGNSQRASTILEAAGVPPTARGEQLTIHDFARIAEAMTPKEPVCPSPRELFGPHTTQVTARAPGKVNLSLRVGAVRDDGYHPLINVFQAVNLYEEVTATTAPEDTIHLTVHGPGAKYVPLGETNLVTRAARLLQQHTGYAGGAHITITKAVPVAGGMAGGSADAAATLVALNELWNLSLSSEELSVLGAKLGADVPFALLGGTAVGTGTGTDLTPLPGAGECHWVFALRSAGLSTPAVFQRFDTLAPSPSELDDAHNKDLYEAIRAGDSVGVGKALHNDLQVAALDMAPDLQLTIDLVRECGALGVLVSGSGPTVAALARDAQHATSIAEELIAEGVCANAFTTVGPVRGAHTV, via the coding sequence ATGGACACTTCACCCAACACGCTCCTTGGTCCCGCCCACATTCGGGAACTCGCACAGGAGTGCGGAGTGACCCCCACAAAAACCAAAGGACAAAACTTCCTGCACGACGCCGGCACCGTCCGCAAAATCGTGCGCCTGTCCGGAGTGGCCCCCACTGACCAAGTCCTCGAAGTGGGACCCGGACTCGGATCCCTGACCCTTGGCCTGCTGGACGCCGGATGTCACGTCACCGCCATCGAACTCGACGACGTCCTCGCCCCCCACCTGGCCGGAACCGTCGAACGATTCCAACCCGGCGCATCGCAACGCCTCACCGTCGTCCACGGCAACGCACTCGAGGTCACCGAACTACCCGACCCCCAACCCACCGCACTCGTCGCGAACCTGCCCTACAACGTGTCCGTGCCCATCTTGCTCACCATCCTCGAACGATTCCCCACCATTACCCGTGTCATGGTCATGGTCCAACGCGAAGTCGCAGACCGCCTCGTTGCGCCCCCAGGGTCACGCACCTACGGAACCCCCTCCGCGAAACTCGCCTGGTATGGAACCGCGAACCGTGCCATGAAAGTTGGGCGCAACGTTTTCTGGCCAGCACCCAACGTCGACTCCGCACTTGTCTACCTCGACCGCACCATGCCCGTCACCACTTCGGCCTCCCAACGCGACGTCTTCGCTGTCATCGACGCCGCCTTCGCACAACGCCGCAAAACCCTCCGCCAAGCACTCGCAGGAATCGCCGGGAACTCACAACGCGCATCGACCATCCTTGAGGCAGCGGGTGTCCCCCCAACAGCACGAGGAGAACAACTCACCATCCACGACTTCGCCCGCATCGCCGAGGCGATGACACCCAAGGAACCCGTGTGTCCCTCACCGCGCGAACTTTTTGGTCCCCACACAACCCAGGTAACAGCCCGAGCGCCAGGGAAAGTCAACTTGTCTCTCCGGGTGGGGGCGGTCCGAGACGACGGATACCACCCCCTCATTAACGTCTTCCAGGCCGTGAACCTCTACGAAGAAGTCACCGCGACGACAGCACCAGAGGACACCATCCACCTCACCGTGCACGGACCGGGAGCCAAATATGTACCCCTGGGGGAAACAAACCTGGTCACACGCGCGGCGCGCCTGCTCCAACAGCACACGGGGTATGCCGGTGGCGCCCACATCACCATCACCAAAGCAGTGCCTGTGGCCGGTGGAATGGCGGGTGGCTCCGCTGACGCAGCCGCCACCCTTGTTGCTCTCAACGAACTGTGGAACCTGTCCCTGTCGAGTGAAGAACTGAGCGTTCTTGGGGCCAAGCTGGGTGCGGATGTTCCGTTTGCCCTGCTGGGTGGGACCGCTGTGGGAACAGGGACAGGCACTGACCTTACCCCCTTGCCGGGAGCGGGGGAGTGTCATTGGGTGTTCGCGTTGCGCTCTGCCGGGCTTTCCACTCCAGCGGTGTTCCAACGGTTTGATACCTTAGCCCCCAGCCCGAGCGAACTCGACGATGCGCATAACAAGGACCTGTATGAGGCGATCCGGGCCGGTGATTCGGTGGGCGTGGGAAAGGCCTTGCACAATGACCTGCAGGTGGCTGCCCTTGATATGGCTCCCGATCTGCAACTCACCATAGATCTCGTGCGCGAGTGTGGCGCCTTGGGGGTGCTGGTGTCCGGATCCGGACCCACTGTTGCAGCCTTGGCGCGTGATGCGCAGCATGCGACAAGTATCGCTGAGGAACTGATCGCTGAAGGTGTGTGTGCCAACGCGTTTACCACCGTAGGGCCGGTGCGAGGTGCGCACACGGTGTAA
- a CDS encoding resuscitation-promoting factor — protein MRSTDVPGHDHVWNPVKKTVALASTGALTAALVAGGAVYASAHKTITLDVDGNVETITTFAGSVDSLLNNEGITLDEGDVVAPATTQSLSEGDTVTVRYEREVTLDNNGEEITITTTALDANELLTAYALRGDDVSLVASRSDERLDVGLRLDHDGPVAIIVDGENITTDNGGHALVSEFLAEHDIEVDEDDRVSIRQLPAGTTSVTDDTTNDDATDTAIDVAREGATPDGVVSIVVQRVETDTKVKKNHIDFDTVTKKDSSRYKDLPQVVKTEGKKGLRVRKYEVTTVDGVVESQEKIYDEVDRKPVDRVIVVGTKERPAPVPAPARTSSSSSSNSSGSSSSSSNSSGSSSSSGSTSAASGDVWAKLAQCESGGNPATNTGNGYYGMYQFSLPTWKAVGGTGLPSDASAAEQTKRAKILQARSGWGQWPACSSKLGLR, from the coding sequence GTGCGTTCTACGGACGTGCCCGGACACGACCACGTCTGGAACCCAGTGAAGAAAACAGTAGCCCTCGCCTCAACAGGTGCCCTCACCGCTGCACTTGTCGCCGGTGGCGCCGTGTACGCATCAGCTCACAAAACGATCACACTGGATGTCGACGGCAACGTCGAAACCATCACCACGTTCGCTGGATCCGTGGACAGCCTCCTCAACAACGAAGGAATCACCCTCGACGAGGGTGACGTAGTCGCACCAGCAACCACCCAGTCACTGTCAGAAGGTGACACCGTCACCGTGCGCTACGAACGCGAAGTGACCCTCGACAACAACGGTGAAGAAATCACCATCACCACCACGGCGCTTGACGCCAACGAACTCCTCACCGCCTACGCGCTGCGTGGCGACGACGTGTCACTTGTCGCATCCCGTTCGGACGAACGCCTCGATGTGGGCCTGCGCCTCGACCACGACGGCCCCGTAGCCATCATCGTCGACGGAGAAAACATCACCACCGACAACGGTGGCCACGCCCTTGTGTCCGAATTCCTCGCCGAACACGACATCGAGGTTGACGAGGATGACCGAGTCTCCATCCGCCAACTACCGGCCGGAACCACCTCAGTCACCGACGACACCACCAACGACGACGCAACCGACACAGCAATAGACGTCGCCCGCGAAGGCGCAACCCCTGACGGTGTTGTCTCCATCGTCGTGCAACGCGTAGAGACTGACACCAAAGTCAAAAAGAACCACATCGACTTCGACACAGTCACCAAAAAAGACTCCTCACGCTACAAAGACCTTCCCCAAGTGGTGAAAACTGAAGGGAAGAAGGGCCTACGCGTGCGCAAATACGAGGTGACCACAGTTGATGGTGTCGTAGAATCACAAGAAAAAATCTACGACGAGGTGGACAGGAAACCCGTTGACCGGGTCATCGTGGTCGGAACCAAGGAACGTCCAGCGCCCGTGCCGGCACCGGCCCGCACATCGTCAAGCTCATCCTCGAACTCGTCAGGGTCCTCAAGCTCATCCTCGAACTCGTCAGGGTCCTCAAGCTCATCAGGGTCCACCAGCGCCGCATCCGGTGACGTCTGGGCGAAACTCGCCCAATGCGAATCTGGAGGTAACCCAGCCACCAACACTGGCAACGGCTACTACGGGATGTACCAATTCTCGCTTCCCACCTGGAAAGCAGTAGGCGGAACCGGACTTCCCAGCGACGCATCGGCAGCAGAACAAACCAAACGCGCCAAAATCCTCCAAGCCCGCTCAGGCTGGGGACAATGGCCCGCATGCTCCTCAAAACTCGGGTTGCGCTAA